A window of the Streptomyces formicae genome harbors these coding sequences:
- a CDS encoding FKBP-type peptidyl-prolyl cis-trans isomerase, producing MSIEKPEIDFPGGEPPADLEIKDIWEGDGREAKAGDTVSVHYVGVAFSTGEEFDASWNRGTPLQFQLGVGQVIQGWDKGVQGMKVGGRRQLTIPSHLAYGDRGAGGGRIAPGETLIFVCDLVAI from the coding sequence GTGAGCATCGAGAAGCCCGAGATCGACTTCCCGGGCGGCGAGCCTCCGGCCGACCTGGAGATCAAGGACATCTGGGAGGGCGACGGGCGCGAGGCCAAGGCCGGCGACACCGTCTCCGTCCACTACGTCGGCGTGGCCTTCTCCACCGGCGAGGAGTTCGACGCGTCCTGGAACCGCGGCACCCCGCTCCAGTTCCAGCTCGGCGTCGGCCAGGTCATCCAGGGCTGGGACAAGGGCGTACAGGGAATGAAGGTCGGCGGCCGCCGTCAGCTGACCATCCCGTCGCACCTCGCGTACGGCGACCGCGGCGCCGGCGGCGGCCGCATCGCCCCGGGCGAGACGCTGATCTTTGTCTGCGACCTGGTCGCGATCTGA
- a CDS encoding FKBP-type peptidyl-prolyl cis-trans isomerase: protein MNYNTKRRIASLLAVPALLFTGACGSDSSNDSAAGVAEVKGKVGEKPEITVPKDAKPTDKTVVKTVTEGKGTEAAKGDFVRLDYTVRKWDDPADLGGTWSAQGAGQPHRQLVDRVGQPSQMLPPKVLESVEGQKAGSRVLIQGTAGDLLGESLNPQSGITAKDTLLWVVDVAGAAKVDAKAEAKGEQAAPEAGMPTVVAPSQKPATITIPKGEKAPTELKEQVLIKGTGPKVEAGQGLIAQYTGVKWEDGQKFDSSWDHGGATGFQIGTKSVVEGWDKGLVGKNVGDRVLLVIPPALGYGADPSNQLAKKTLVFAVDIVGAV from the coding sequence ATGAACTACAACACCAAGCGACGTATCGCCTCCCTGCTGGCCGTGCCCGCCCTGCTGTTCACCGGCGCATGCGGGTCCGACTCATCGAACGACTCGGCGGCGGGTGTGGCCGAGGTCAAGGGGAAGGTCGGGGAAAAGCCCGAGATCACCGTTCCCAAGGACGCCAAGCCCACCGACAAGACCGTGGTCAAGACCGTGACCGAGGGCAAGGGGACCGAGGCCGCCAAGGGCGACTTCGTCCGGCTGGACTACACCGTGCGCAAGTGGGACGACCCGGCCGACCTCGGCGGGACCTGGTCCGCGCAGGGCGCGGGCCAGCCGCACCGCCAGCTCGTGGACCGTGTCGGCCAGCCGAGCCAGATGCTGCCCCCGAAGGTCCTGGAGTCCGTCGAGGGACAGAAGGCCGGCAGCCGGGTACTCATCCAGGGCACCGCCGGCGATCTGCTCGGCGAAAGCCTCAACCCCCAGTCGGGCATCACGGCCAAGGACACCCTGCTGTGGGTCGTCGACGTGGCGGGTGCGGCGAAGGTCGACGCCAAGGCCGAGGCCAAGGGCGAGCAGGCGGCCCCCGAGGCGGGCATGCCCACCGTGGTGGCCCCCTCCCAGAAGCCGGCCACCATCACGATCCCCAAGGGGGAGAAGGCCCCGACCGAGCTGAAGGAGCAGGTGCTGATCAAGGGCACCGGCCCGAAGGTCGAGGCCGGCCAGGGCCTGATCGCGCAGTACACCGGCGTCAAGTGGGAGGACGGCCAGAAGTTCGACTCCTCCTGGGACCACGGCGGCGCGACCGGCTTCCAGATCGGCACCAAGTCGGTCGTCGAGGGCTGGGACAAGGGCCTCGTCGGCAAGAACGTCGGAGACCGGGTCCTGCTGGTCATCCCACCCGCGCTCGGCTACGGCGCCGACCCGTCCAACCAGCTCGCCAAGAAGACGCTCGTCTTCGCCGTCGACATCGTCGGCGCGGTCTGA
- the pafA gene encoding Pup--protein ligase produces the protein MDRRIFGLENEYGVTCTFRGQRRLSPDEVARYLFRRVVSWGRSSNVFLRNGARLYLDVGSHPEYATPECDNVTELVTHDKAGERILEGLLVDAERRLHEEGIAGDVYLFKNNTDSAGNSYGCHENYLVARHGEFSRLADILIPFLVTRQLLCGAGKVLQTPRGAVYCVSQRAEHIWEGVSSATTRSRPIINTRDEPHADAERYRRLHVIVGDSNMSETTMLLKVGATDLVLRMIEAGTVMRDLTLENPIRAIREVSHDITGRRKVRLASGREASALEVQREYYEKAVDFVDRRGIRTGTVAQVLELWGRTLDAIEQEDLDRIGTEIDWVMKYKLIERYRAKHNMTMSHPRVAQIDLAYHDIHRRRGLYYLLEKKGQAARICNDLKIFEGKSVPPQTTRARLRGDFIRRAQEQRRDFTVDWVHLKLNDQAQRTVLCKDPFRSVDDRVEKLIAGM, from the coding sequence ATGGACCGCCGCATTTTCGGGCTGGAGAACGAGTACGGCGTCACGTGCACGTTCAGGGGACAGCGCCGACTGTCTCCTGACGAAGTGGCGCGCTACCTCTTCCGCCGTGTTGTGTCATGGGGCCGCAGCAGCAACGTCTTCCTGCGCAACGGCGCCCGCCTCTACCTCGACGTGGGTTCACATCCGGAGTATGCAACTCCGGAATGCGACAACGTGACCGAGCTGGTCACCCACGACAAGGCGGGCGAACGCATCCTCGAAGGCCTGCTCGTCGACGCCGAACGCCGCCTGCACGAGGAGGGAATCGCGGGCGACGTCTATCTCTTCAAAAACAACACCGATTCGGCGGGAAACTCCTACGGATGCCACGAGAACTACCTCGTGGCACGCCACGGAGAGTTCTCCCGGCTCGCGGACATCCTGATTCCGTTCCTCGTCACCCGGCAGTTGCTCTGCGGCGCCGGAAAAGTGCTCCAGACCCCGCGAGGCGCGGTCTACTGCGTCAGCCAGCGCGCCGAGCACATCTGGGAGGGCGTCAGCTCCGCCACGACCCGTTCCCGTCCCATCATCAACACCCGCGACGAGCCGCACGCTGACGCCGAGCGCTACCGCCGGCTCCACGTCATCGTGGGCGACTCGAACATGTCCGAGACGACCATGCTGCTCAAGGTCGGCGCCACCGACCTCGTGCTGCGCATGATCGAGGCGGGCACGGTCATGCGCGACCTGACGCTGGAGAACCCGATCCGGGCCATCCGCGAGGTCAGCCACGACATCACGGGCCGGCGCAAGGTCCGCCTGGCCAGCGGCCGTGAGGCATCCGCGCTGGAGGTCCAGCGCGAGTACTACGAGAAGGCCGTGGACTTCGTCGACCGCCGCGGCATCCGCACCGGCACCGTCGCCCAGGTCCTCGAACTGTGGGGCCGCACACTCGACGCCATCGAGCAGGAGGACCTCGACCGGATCGGTACCGAGATCGACTGGGTCATGAAGTACAAGCTCATCGAGCGGTACCGGGCCAAGCACAACATGACGATGTCGCACCCCCGGGTCGCCCAGATAGACCTCGCCTACCACGACATCCACCGCCGTCGCGGGCTCTACTACCTCCTGGAGAAGAAGGGCCAGGCGGCCCGGATCTGCAACGACCTGAAGATCTTCGAGGGCAAGTCCGTGCCCCCGCAGACCACCAGGGCGCGGCTGCGCGGCGACTTCATCCGCCGCGCCCAGGAGCAGCGGCGCGACTTCACGGTCGACTGGGTGCACCTCAAGCTCAACGACCAGGCGCAGCGGACGGTCCTGTGCAAGGACCCCTTCCGGTCGGTCGACGACCGGGTGGAGAAGCTGATCGCCGGAATGTAG
- a CDS encoding MFS transporter, which produces MVAGASRYAEILKAPHAARLLAGTLVGRLPNATAHIAIVLFTRAEGGSYTLAGALAAVYGLATAVGQPLLGRLVDLYGQPRVQLPAAAVSALAMALLAASGLAALPAAYAAVAVAGLFTPPLEGGLRALWPGVLGHREDRVHTAYAMDAVAQEVMFTVGPLLVTLLVTLWSPAAALLVINAVGVAGALSVVVSEPSRTWRSAPREAHWLGALRSPGLLVLLGSFFFVGLALGSITVAGVAYADDHGSDAVYGWLMAALGLGALVGGAVYGARQWAGAPERRLRVIVGLLALGYLPLALTPGVPAMTALAAVSGVFLAPALACAFIVVDRHAPRGTVTEAFSWVVTTFGVGAAAGTAAAGPAVELGGTATGFAVAGAGGIAALLVLLATGRVLAVPGHSEHIASADENDRSGAVEPGFSSGHQA; this is translated from the coding sequence ATGGTCGCGGGAGCGTCCCGGTACGCAGAGATCCTCAAGGCGCCGCACGCCGCCCGCCTGCTCGCGGGCACGCTGGTCGGACGCCTGCCGAACGCCACCGCGCACATCGCGATCGTCCTGTTCACCCGCGCCGAGGGCGGCAGCTACACGCTCGCGGGCGCCCTCGCGGCCGTGTACGGGCTCGCCACCGCCGTCGGCCAGCCGCTCCTCGGCCGCCTCGTCGACCTGTACGGCCAGCCCCGCGTCCAGCTGCCCGCCGCCGCCGTCTCCGCGCTGGCCATGGCGCTGCTCGCCGCCTCCGGCCTCGCCGCGCTGCCGGCCGCGTACGCGGCGGTGGCTGTCGCCGGACTCTTCACACCGCCCCTCGAAGGCGGTCTGCGCGCCCTGTGGCCGGGCGTTCTCGGCCATCGTGAGGACCGGGTGCACACGGCGTACGCCATGGACGCCGTCGCCCAGGAAGTCATGTTCACCGTCGGTCCGTTGCTGGTGACGCTGCTCGTCACGCTCTGGTCGCCCGCCGCGGCGCTGCTGGTCATCAATGCCGTGGGCGTCGCCGGCGCGCTCTCCGTGGTGGTCTCCGAGCCGTCCCGCACCTGGCGTTCCGCGCCGCGCGAGGCCCACTGGCTCGGCGCGCTGCGCTCGCCCGGCCTGCTGGTCCTGCTCGGCTCGTTCTTCTTCGTCGGGCTCGCCCTCGGCTCCATCACCGTCGCCGGTGTCGCCTACGCCGACGACCACGGCAGCGACGCCGTGTACGGCTGGCTGATGGCCGCCCTCGGCCTCGGTGCCCTCGTCGGCGGCGCCGTCTACGGCGCCCGGCAGTGGGCCGGTGCCCCCGAACGGCGGCTGCGCGTCATTGTGGGACTGCTGGCGCTCGGCTATCTGCCGCTCGCGCTCACCCCCGGCGTCCCCGCGATGACCGCCCTCGCCGCCGTCTCCGGTGTGTTCCTCGCGCCCGCCCTCGCCTGCGCCTTCATCGTCGTCGACCGCCACGCCCCCCGAGGCACCGTCACCGAGGCGTTCTCCTGGGTCGTCACCACCTTCGGCGTCGGTGCCGCCGCCGGAACCGCGGCCGCGGGCCCCGCGGTGGAACTCGGCGGGACCGCCACCGGCTTCGCCGTCGCGGGCGCGGGCGGCATCGCCGCACTGCTCGTTCTGCTGGCCACCGGACGGGTCCTCGCAGTTCCCGGCCACAGTGAACACATCGCGTCAGCGGATGAAAATGATCGAAGCGGTGCTGTCGAACCCGGTTTCAGCTCAGGGCATCAGGCGTAA
- a CDS encoding LacI family DNA-binding transcriptional regulator — protein sequence MQIRETAGGARPTSKDVARAAGVSQATVSLVLGDKWRGRVSERTAGLVRQAASDLGYRPNLAARNLRLGRTRTALLVVPALTNEFFARVYAGAAAVASEHGFGVVLYPSPEGVGPAKDPFASARAALDGVIASSMAAGALDAIRGADLPLVMLDSEPADPAAAAQVNLDIADGMRQVTDHLLRLGHRRFLHLASAVPSWTFEVRARALRDALGAAPGVSLRTAPAALSVSGAREAVERALAGTGPRPTALVCDDDILAAGACKAVRRQGLRVPEDVSVTGFDDLALATALDPELTTVRLPAERVGEEGMSALLAVLRGESPAPDALPVTLIPRASTAPAPAPDEPVAP from the coding sequence GTGCAGATCCGGGAAACCGCCGGCGGCGCGCGGCCGACCAGCAAGGACGTGGCGCGGGCGGCGGGGGTCTCCCAGGCCACGGTGTCGCTGGTGCTGGGCGACAAATGGCGCGGCAGGGTCTCCGAGCGCACCGCAGGGCTGGTCCGGCAGGCGGCCAGCGACCTCGGCTACCGGCCGAACCTCGCGGCCCGCAATCTCCGGCTCGGCCGCACGCGCACGGCGCTCCTCGTGGTGCCGGCCCTCACCAACGAGTTCTTCGCGCGCGTGTACGCAGGCGCTGCCGCGGTCGCATCGGAGCACGGCTTCGGGGTGGTGCTCTACCCCTCCCCCGAGGGCGTCGGCCCCGCGAAGGACCCCTTCGCGTCGGCACGCGCGGCGCTGGACGGGGTGATCGCCTCCTCGATGGCGGCCGGGGCGCTGGACGCGATCCGCGGCGCGGACCTGCCGCTGGTCATGCTCGACAGCGAGCCGGCGGATCCGGCGGCCGCGGCCCAGGTGAACCTGGACATCGCGGACGGTATGCGGCAGGTGACGGACCATCTGCTCCGCCTCGGGCACCGGCGCTTTCTCCACCTCGCCTCGGCCGTGCCGTCCTGGACGTTCGAGGTTCGGGCCCGGGCCCTGCGCGATGCGCTCGGGGCGGCGCCGGGGGTCTCCTTGCGCACCGCCCCGGCGGCGCTGAGCGTAAGCGGCGCGCGGGAGGCGGTCGAGCGGGCCCTGGCCGGGACCGGGCCCCGGCCCACCGCGCTGGTCTGCGACGACGACATCCTGGCCGCCGGTGCGTGCAAGGCAGTGCGGCGGCAGGGCCTGCGGGTACCGGAGGACGTCTCGGTGACGGGCTTCGACGACCTGGCGCTCGCGACGGCGCTGGATCCGGAGCTCACGACGGTACGGCTGCCGGCGGAGCGGGTGGGCGAGGAGGGCATGTCGGCGCTGCTCGCCGTGTTGCGGGGCGAGTCCCCGGCCCCGGACGCGCTCCCGGTCACCCTGATCCCCCGGGCCTCCACGGCTCCGGCTCCGGCTCCGGATGAGCCCGTCGCACCCTGA
- the prcA gene encoding proteasome subunit alpha, with translation MSTPFYVSPQQAMADRAEYARKGIARGRSLVVLQYTDGIVFVGENPSRALHKFSEIYDRIGFAAAGKYNEYENLRIGGVRYADLRGYTYDRDDVTARGLANVYAQTLGTIFSSAGEKPYEVELVVAEVGTSPEGDQIYRLPHDGSIVDEHGSVAVGGNAEQISSFLDQRHRDGMSLAEALKLAVQALSRDTNGTEREIPAERLEVAILDRTRPQQRKFKRIVGRQLVRLLEADDAASTPTEIPSDAEDDTGEA, from the coding sequence GTGTCGACGCCGTTCTATGTCTCACCCCAGCAGGCCATGGCCGACCGGGCGGAGTACGCCCGCAAGGGCATCGCCCGCGGCCGCAGCCTGGTTGTGCTGCAGTACACCGACGGCATCGTCTTCGTCGGTGAGAACCCGTCCCGCGCGCTGCACAAGTTCAGCGAGATCTACGACCGGATCGGCTTCGCCGCAGCCGGCAAGTACAACGAGTACGAGAACCTGCGGATCGGCGGCGTGCGCTACGCCGACCTGCGGGGATACACGTACGACCGCGACGACGTGACGGCCCGTGGGCTCGCCAACGTCTACGCCCAGACGCTGGGCACGATCTTCTCCAGTGCGGGCGAGAAGCCGTACGAGGTGGAGCTGGTCGTCGCCGAGGTCGGCACCTCGCCCGAGGGCGACCAGATCTACCGGCTGCCGCACGACGGCTCGATCGTGGACGAGCACGGCTCGGTCGCCGTCGGCGGGAACGCGGAGCAGATCAGCAGCTTCCTCGACCAGCGGCACCGGGACGGGATGTCGCTCGCCGAGGCGCTGAAGCTCGCGGTGCAGGCGCTGTCCCGCGACACGAACGGGACGGAGCGGGAGATCCCCGCGGAGCGGCTGGAGGTGGCCATCCTGGACCGGACGCGGCCGCAGCAGCGCAAGTTCAAGCGGATCGTCGGGCGGCAGCTGGTGCGGCTGCTGGAGGCGGACGATGCAGCGTCGACGCCGACAGAGATCCCCTCGGACGCGGAGGACGACACCGGGGAGGCGTGA
- the prcB gene encoding proteasome subunit beta, translating into MEANPRSTGRLPAAFLTPGSSSFMDFLGEQSPELLPGKRVLPPVQGVIEAPHGTTIVAASFPGGVVLAGDRRATMGNVIAQRDIEKVFPADEYSAVGIAGTAGLAVEMVKLFQLELEHFEKVEGAQLSLEGKANRLSTMIRSNLGMAMQGLAVVPLFAGWDVDREKGRIFSYDVTGGRSEEHGFAATGSGSIFARGSMKKLYREDLTEEQATTLVVQALYDAADDDSATGGPDVARRIYPIVTVITDEGFRRLTEAESSEIARSILERRLEQPDGPRASLL; encoded by the coding sequence GTGGAAGCCAACCCTCGTAGCACCGGGCGTCTGCCGGCAGCCTTCCTGACGCCCGGCTCGTCCTCGTTCATGGACTTCCTGGGCGAGCAATCCCCGGAGCTGCTTCCGGGGAAGCGCGTCCTGCCTCCCGTGCAGGGCGTCATCGAAGCACCCCACGGCACGACGATCGTCGCCGCGTCCTTCCCCGGCGGCGTGGTGCTCGCCGGTGACCGCCGGGCGACCATGGGCAACGTCATCGCCCAGCGCGACATCGAGAAGGTGTTCCCCGCCGACGAGTACTCGGCGGTGGGCATCGCCGGCACCGCCGGACTCGCGGTCGAGATGGTGAAGCTCTTCCAGCTGGAGCTGGAGCACTTCGAGAAGGTCGAAGGCGCCCAGCTCTCCCTGGAGGGCAAGGCGAACCGTCTCTCCACGATGATCAGGAGCAACCTCGGCATGGCCATGCAGGGACTCGCCGTGGTCCCGCTCTTCGCCGGCTGGGACGTCGACCGTGAGAAGGGCCGGATCTTCTCGTACGACGTCACGGGAGGCCGCTCCGAGGAGCACGGCTTCGCGGCCACCGGCTCCGGCTCGATCTTCGCCCGCGGCTCGATGAAGAAGCTCTACCGCGAGGACCTGACGGAGGAGCAGGCCACCACCCTCGTCGTGCAGGCGCTGTACGACGCGGCCGACGACGACTCCGCGACGGGCGGCCCGGACGTGGCCCGCCGGATCTACCCGATCGTGACCGTCATCACCGACGAGGGCTTCCGCAGGCTGACCGAGGCCGAGTCCTCCGAGATCGCCCGCTCGATCCTGGAGCGCCGCCTCGAACAGCCCGACGGCCCCCGGGCCTCGTTGCTCTGA
- a CDS encoding ubiquitin-like protein Pup, with product MATKDTGGGQQRAQRSTEEVEEQAQDAQASEDLKERQEKLSDDVDSVLDEIDDVLEENAEDFVRSFVQKGGE from the coding sequence ATGGCGACCAAGGACACCGGAGGCGGGCAGCAGCGGGCTCAGCGCTCCACCGAGGAGGTCGAGGAGCAGGCGCAGGACGCGCAGGCATCCGAGGACCTCAAGGAGCGCCAGGAGAAGCTGTCGGACGACGTCGACTCCGTGCTCGACGAAATCGACGACGTCCTGGAGGAGAACGCCGAGGACTTCGTGCGTTCCTTCGTCCAGAAGGGCGGCGAGTAG
- the dop gene encoding depupylase/deamidase Dop has product MTVRRVMGIETEYGISVPGHPNANAMLTSSQIVNAYAAAMHRARRARWDFEEENPLRDARGFDLAREAADSSQLTDEDIGLANVILTNGARLYVDHAHPEYSAPEVTNPRDAVLWDKAGERIMAEAAERAAQLPGAQPIHLYKNNTDNKGASYGTHENYLMKRETPFSDIVRHLTPFFVSRQVVTGAGRVGIGQDGHEHGFQISQRADYFEVEVGLETTLKRPIINTRDEPHADAEKYRRLHVIIGDANLSEISTYLKLGTTSLVLSMIEDGFINVDLAVDQPVRTLHQVSHDPTLKRLVTLRSGRTLTAVQLQMEYFELARKYVEERFGVDADEQTKDVLVRWEDVLGRLESDPMSLSGELDWVAKREILEGYRRRDSLDWDAARLHLVDLQYADVRAEKGLYNRLVARGKMKRLLDEPDVERAESKPPEDTRAYFRGRCLEQYADDVAAASWDSVIFDLPGRDSLQRVPTLEPLRGTRNHVKELLDRCRTAEELVRVLSGG; this is encoded by the coding sequence ATGACCGTACGGCGAGTAATGGGAATCGAGACGGAGTACGGGATCTCCGTCCCCGGCCACCCGAACGCCAATGCCATGCTCACCTCATCCCAGATCGTCAATGCCTACGCGGCGGCGATGCACAGGGCGCGCCGCGCCCGCTGGGACTTCGAGGAGGAGAACCCGCTGCGGGACGCCCGCGGCTTCGACCTCGCCCGCGAGGCCGCCGACTCCAGTCAGCTCACGGACGAGGACATCGGCCTGGCCAACGTGATCCTCACCAACGGCGCCAGGCTCTACGTCGACCATGCCCACCCCGAGTACAGCGCCCCCGAGGTGACCAACCCGCGCGACGCCGTCCTGTGGGACAAGGCGGGCGAGCGGATCATGGCGGAGGCGGCCGAGCGGGCGGCCCAGCTGCCCGGCGCCCAGCCCATCCACCTGTACAAGAACAACACCGACAACAAGGGCGCGTCCTACGGCACGCACGAGAACTACCTGATGAAGCGGGAGACCCCCTTCTCGGACATCGTGCGCCACCTGACGCCGTTCTTCGTGTCCCGGCAGGTCGTGACGGGTGCCGGGCGCGTCGGCATCGGCCAGGACGGCCACGAGCACGGCTTCCAGATCAGTCAGCGTGCGGACTACTTCGAGGTCGAGGTCGGCCTGGAGACCACGCTCAAGCGGCCCATCATCAACACCAGGGACGAGCCGCACGCCGACGCCGAGAAGTACCGCCGCCTCCATGTGATCATCGGCGACGCGAACCTCTCGGAGATCTCGACGTACCTCAAGCTGGGCACGACCTCGCTGGTCCTGTCCATGATCGAGGACGGCTTCATCAATGTCGACCTGGCGGTCGACCAGCCCGTCCGCACCCTGCACCAGGTCTCCCACGACCCGACGCTCAAGCGGCTGGTCACTCTCCGCAGCGGCCGGACACTCACCGCGGTCCAGTTGCAGATGGAGTACTTCGAGCTGGCGCGCAAGTACGTCGAGGAGCGGTTCGGCGTGGACGCCGACGAGCAGACCAAGGACGTCCTGGTCCGCTGGGAGGACGTCCTGGGGCGGCTGGAGAGCGACCCGATGAGCCTCTCCGGTGAGCTCGACTGGGTCGCCAAGCGTGAGATCCTCGAGGGCTACCGGCGCAGGGACAGCCTGGACTGGGACGCGGCGCGGCTGCACCTCGTGGACCTGCAGTACGCGGACGTACGCGCCGAGAAGGGCCTCTACAACCGTCTGGTGGCCCGCGGCAAGATGAAGCGGCTCCTGGACGAGCCGGACGTCGAGCGGGCCGAGAGCAAGCCTCCTGAGGACACGAGGGCCTACTTCCGCGGCCGCTGCCTGGAGCAGTACGCGGACGACGTCGCCGCGGCCTCCTGGGACTCGGTCATCTTCGATCTGCCCGGCCGTGACTCTCTGCAACGAGTGCCCACGCTGGAGCCGCTGCGGGGCACCCGCAACCACGTCAAGGAGCTGCTGGACCGCTGCCGCACCGCGGAGGAGCTGGTCCGGGTGCTGTCCGGAGGCTGA
- the arc gene encoding proteasome ATPase, whose amino-acid sequence MAAHDDDNNRGFRPGRGSEDPAGQVAYLEQEIAVLRRKLADSPRHTRILEERIVELQTNLAGVSAQNERLANTLREARDQIVALKEEVDRLAQPPAGFGVFLQANEDGTCDIFTGGRKLRVNVSPSVELEELRRGQEVMLNEALNVVEAMEFERAGDIVTLKEILEDGERALVIGHTDEERVVRLAEPLLDMTIRPGDALLLEPRSGYVYEVIPKSEVEELVLEEVPDVDYDKIGGLGNQIEMIRDAVELPYLYPDLFREHELRPPKGILLYGPPGCGKTLIAKAVANSLAKKVAEVTGQPAGKSYFLNIKGPELLNKYVGETERHIRLVFQRAREKASEGTPVIVFFDEMESLFRTRGSGVSSDVENTIVPQLLAEIDGVEGLENVIVIGASNREDMIDPAILRPGRLDVKIKIERPDAEAARDIFAKYLTPSLPLHADDLSEHTGSKEAAVHGMIQSVVEQMYAETEENRFLEVTYANGDKEVLYFKDFNSGAMIQNIVDRAKKMAIKAFLDHNQKGLRVSHLLQACVDEFKENEDLPNTTNPDDWARISGKKGERIVFIRTLVTGKQGADTGRSIDTVANTGQYL is encoded by the coding sequence GTGGCAGCCCACGACGACGACAACAACCGCGGCTTCCGGCCGGGACGGGGGTCTGAAGACCCTGCCGGCCAGGTTGCCTATCTCGAGCAGGAAATCGCCGTCCTGCGCCGCAAGCTCGCCGACTCTCCGCGTCATACGAGGATTCTCGAGGAGCGGATCGTCGAGCTGCAGACGAACCTGGCCGGCGTGTCCGCTCAGAACGAACGACTGGCGAACACGCTCCGTGAGGCCCGCGACCAGATCGTGGCCCTCAAGGAGGAGGTCGACCGGCTCGCGCAGCCGCCGGCCGGCTTCGGTGTCTTCCTGCAGGCCAATGAGGACGGCACCTGCGACATCTTCACCGGGGGCCGAAAGCTCCGGGTGAACGTCAGCCCCAGCGTCGAGCTCGAGGAGCTCCGGCGCGGCCAGGAAGTGATGCTCAACGAGGCGCTCAACGTGGTCGAGGCCATGGAGTTCGAGCGCGCCGGGGACATCGTCACCCTCAAGGAGATCCTCGAGGACGGCGAGCGCGCCCTGGTGATCGGGCACACCGACGAGGAACGGGTGGTCAGGCTCGCCGAGCCGCTGCTGGACATGACCATCCGCCCCGGCGACGCCCTGCTGCTCGAGCCGCGCTCCGGCTATGTGTACGAGGTGATCCCGAAGAGCGAGGTCGAGGAGCTCGTCCTCGAAGAGGTCCCCGACGTCGACTACGACAAGATCGGCGGTCTGGGAAACCAGATCGAGATGATCCGGGACGCGGTCGAGCTGCCGTACCTCTACCCCGACCTGTTTAGGGAGCACGAACTGCGTCCGCCGAAGGGCATCCTGCTCTACGGCCCGCCCGGCTGCGGAAAGACGCTGATCGCCAAGGCCGTCGCCAACTCCCTTGCCAAGAAGGTCGCCGAGGTGACCGGCCAGCCCGCGGGGAAGAGCTACTTCCTCAACATCAAGGGCCCCGAGCTCCTCAACAAGTACGTCGGCGAGACCGAGCGACACATCCGCCTGGTCTTCCAGCGTGCCCGGGAGAAGGCGAGCGAGGGCACCCCCGTCATCGTCTTCTTCGACGAGATGGAGTCCCTCTTCCGCACCCGCGGCTCCGGTGTCAGCTCGGACGTCGAGAACACGATCGTTCCGCAGCTGCTCGCCGAGATCGACGGTGTGGAGGGCCTGGAGAACGTGATCGTGATCGGCGCCTCCAACCGGGAGGACATGATCGACCCCGCGATCCTGCGGCCCGGCCGGCTCGACGTCAAGATCAAGATCGAGCGTCCGGACGCGGAGGCCGCGAGGGACATCTTCGCGAAGTACCTCACGCCTTCGCTGCCGCTGCACGCGGACGACCTCTCCGAGCACACCGGCTCCAAGGAGGCCGCTGTCCACGGCATGATCCAGTCGGTCGTGGAGCAGATGTACGCGGAAACCGAGGAGAACCGCTTCCTGGAGGTCACCTACGCCAACGGTGACAAGGAAGTCCTCTACTTCAAGGACTTCAATTCCGGCGCCATGATCCAGAACATCGTGGACCGGGCCAAGAAGATGGCCATCAAGGCCTTCCTCGACCACAACCAGAAGGGTCTGCGGGTCTCCCACCTCCTCCAGGCATGCGTGGACGAGTTCAAGGAGAACGAGGACCTGCCGAACACCACGAACCCGGACGACTGGGCCCGGATCTCCGGAAAGAAGGGCGAGCGGATCGTCTTCATCCGCACCCTTGTCACCGGAAAGCAGGGCGCGGACACCGGACGCTCCATCGACACGGTGGCGAACACCGGTCAGTACCTGTAG
- a CDS encoding ferredoxin, with translation MNEGLEVWIDQDLCTGDGICAQYAPEVFELDIDGLAYVKSADDELLQQPGATTPVPLPLLTDVIDSAKECPGDCIHVRRVSDKIEVYGPDAP, from the coding sequence ATGAACGAGGGTCTCGAAGTCTGGATCGACCAGGACCTCTGCACCGGTGACGGCATCTGTGCACAGTACGCCCCCGAGGTCTTCGAGCTGGACATCGACGGGCTCGCCTACGTGAAGAGCGCGGACGACGAGCTGTTGCAGCAGCCGGGCGCCACAACGCCGGTGCCGCTGCCGCTGCTGACCGATGTCATCGACTCGGCGAAGGAATGCCCGGGCGACTGCATCCATGTACGTCGCGTTTCGGACAAGATCGAGGTGTACGGGCCCGACGCACCGTAG